From the Anguilla anguilla isolate fAngAng1 chromosome 8, fAngAng1.pri, whole genome shotgun sequence genome, one window contains:
- the LOC118233836 gene encoding uncharacterized protein LOC118233836 codes for MSSNAAAAISAMITSQVYPQLYYPPPTRTVTRQRREEQESEVPGIFAKGTNQAIGCFQILLGLGILVTFLITILASELTLPLIVLSVTSSFVYITNGVVSCSRWRCRARVKRRRVVIRATVITNAVGVLVALVSIIIYCLSFRIWRLVSCNSNYYCTYDKNPTAALIILLALSVLELGFAVMTTVFGWNHLKDTEDPDLVAFSREGWRDGERGDGNGKPLKATSSSISL; via the exons ATGTCCAGCAATGCTGCGGCCGCCATCTCCGCCATGATCACCAGCCAGGTGTACCCGCAGCTGTATTACCCACCGCCCACGCGCACCGTAACCCGGCAAcggagggaggagcaggagtcGGAGGTGCCTGGGATATTCGCCAAAGGGACTAACCAAGCGATCGGG TGTTTCCAGATTTTGCTCGGTCTGGGCATTCTCGTAACGTTCCTGATTACAATTCTAGCCAGCGAACTGACTCTCCCCCTCATTGTGTTGTCAGTGACCTCTAGTTTTGTG taCATCACTAACGGGGTCGTGTCTTGTTCGCGATGGAGATGTAGGGCAAGAGTGAAGCGTCGTCGTGTGGTG ATCCGAGCCACTGTGATCACGAACGCTGTGGGGGTGCTGGTGGCCCTCGTTAGCATCATCATCTACTGCCTGAGTTTCAGAATCTGGCGCTTGGTGTCCTGCAACAGCAACTACTACTGCACATAt GACAAAAACCCGACGGCAGCCTTGATAATCCTGCTGGCCCTGTCCGTCTTGGAGCTGGGGTTCGCCGTCATGACGACCGTTTTCGGCTGGAATCACCTCAAAGACACGGAGGACCCG GACCTTGTGGCCTTCAGTCgagaaggatggagggatggagagaggggggatggcAACGGGAAGCCTCTGAAGGCCACCTCTTCCTCCATCAGTCTTTAG
- the LOC118233835 gene encoding protein rapunzel-like: MSVGEATVASRLKKQLADKKESLEAFMEMLEKGAELLAETVGEMLPIFSIVAPVVQLALDNVESKEAEFMKAQFQKVRERLEVVSEEIRRVDQEIRKSGADAAYFSVEENLSNQFRKFMDVLNAKPKFREVKKEIFLEHFAKTGGDKNLHTLYGAVTGDNFSGESVLEITLNYHEKSRRAVEEFCARLKNLFCLGLIALVGQAALKGTGEEEDVLKDWGERMRLMEEKMKAAVEVCKAGFAEQAKLDVGKRLKEWSAETPVDLASNVAKFLNRKYDWVSWLVRAYTPTRGCFGGLARGGKDEAVCGGNHFTFEGSVRVVVSYSPNPVGLDEGGLRRLIEGQGRRTRDLEKLASRIHAGLPHCLVHVVHRRWEVAVDASSFPGDCQYCQQYRNARIYIHAE; encoded by the coding sequence ATGTCGGTCGGCGAGGCGACAGTGGCCTCCAGGCTGAAAAAGCAGCTGGCCGACAAGAAGGAATCGTTGGAAGCCTTCATGGAGATGCTggagaaaggggcggagcttctgGCGGAGACGGTGGGCGAGATGCTGCCCATCTTCTCCATTGTGGCCCCTGTGGTGCAGCTGGCCCTGGACAACGTGGAGAGCAAGGAGGCGGAGTTCATGAAGGCGCAGTTCCAGAAGGTGCGAGAGCGGCTGGAGGTCGTCTCCGAGGAGATCCGCCGCGTCGACCAGGAGATCAGGAAGAGCGGGGCGGACGCCGCCTACTTCTCGGTGGAGGAGAACCTGAGCAATCAGTTCCGCAAGTTCATGGACGTCCTCAACGCCAAGCCCAAGTTCCGGGAGGTCAAGAAGGAGATCTTTCTGGAGCACTTTGCGAAGACCGGGGGCGACAAGAACCTGCACACCCTGTACGGCGCTGTGACAGGGGACAACTTCTCTGGGGAGTCGGTGCTGGAGATCACCCTCAACTACCACGAAAAGAGTCGCCGGGCCGTGGAGGAATTCTGCGCCCGTCTGAAGAACCTCTTCTGCCTGGGGCTCATCGCCCTGGTGGGCCAGGCGGCTCTGAAGGGGAccggtgaggaagaggatgtcCTGAAGGACTGGGGGGAGAGGATGAGGCTCATGGAGGAGAAGATGAAGGCGGCGGTCGAGGTCTGCAAGGCCGGCTTCGCCGAGCAGGCCAAGCTGGACGTGGGGAAGCGGCTGAAGGAGTGGAGCGCCGAAACCCCGGTTGACCTCGCCAGCAACGTCGCAAAGTTCCTGAACCGGAAGTATGACTGGGTGTCCTGGTTGGTCAGGGCCTACACCCCCACGAGGGGCTGCTTCGGCGGCCTGGCGCGTGGGGGCAAGGACGAGGCCGTGTGCGGGGGAAACCACTTCACCTTCGAGGGCTCGGTTCGGGTGGTGGTGTCCTACAGCCCGAATCCCGTCGGCTTGGACGAGGGCGGCCTTCGCAGGCTGATCGAGGGCCAGGGGCGGAGGACGCGGGACCTGGAGAAACTGGCGAGCAGGATTCACGCCGGCCTGCCGCATTGCCTTGTGCACGTGGTCCACCGCCGGTGGGAGGTGGCTGTCGATGCCAGCAGCTTCCCCGGTGACTGTCAGTATTGCCAGCAGTACAGGAACGCCCGTATCTACATACATGCAGAGTGA